Proteins from one Algicella marina genomic window:
- a CDS encoding roadblock/LC7 domain-containing protein → MENKMSTDISALSDIKGFIGACLVDSDTGLMMASEGGANFDLETAGAANTEVVKAKNSAMKALGLDDKIEDILITLGTQYHLIRPLDSNAAIFLYVALSKKEANLGLARVQVKTVEKTLSI, encoded by the coding sequence ATGGAGAACAAGATGTCTACTGATATTTCCGCACTTTCCGATATTAAAGGTTTCATCGGCGCCTGCCTCGTCGACAGCGACACCGGCCTGATGATGGCATCCGAAGGCGGTGCCAACTTCGACCTCGAAACCGCAGGTGCGGCCAATACTGAAGTTGTCAAAGCCAAGAACTCGGCAATGAAGGCGCTGGGTCTCGACGACAAGATCGAAGATATCCTGATCACATTGGGTACGCAGTACCACTTGATCCGCCCGCTGGATTCCAACGCCGCGATCTTTCTTTACGTCGCGCTGAGCAAAAAAGAAGCCAACCTCGGCCTCGCTCGCGTACAGGTTAAGACTGTGGAAAAAACACTGTCCATCTGA
- a CDS encoding acyl-CoA synthetase, whose amino-acid sequence MKYEEVVTSRTLYEQLTTTTASFPDRPAISFQIKSGASDKKATLLWKDFRAQVSQAANMFRRYGIGETDVVAYILPNCLEAPVVLLAGATAGIVNPINPLLDAEQIGAILRETGAKAVVTLAPFPKTEISEKVSKAVAIAQTVKTIFEVDLKQYLSPPTSLLVPLLRPKRVGGHSAKIVDLNKEMAKESAELNFEEAGGDRVCTYFHTGGTTGMPKVAQHRHSGILYNGWCGHSYMFTEEDVLLCPLPMFHVFAAYPVLMSVLSSGAEMVMPTPAGYRGEGVFDNFWKLVERYRVTFMIMVPTAAAALMQRKVDADVSSLRYALCGSAPLPLELFRKFEDATGVKILEGYGMTEATCLVAINPPHGERKVGSVGIPFPYTDVRILMCDGDGLITKNCEKGEIGEICVSNPGVLLGRTYTEERKNKGLYAGNQFLRTGDLGRIDDDGYLWITGRAKDLIIRGGHNIDPALIEEALAAHPAVAVVGAIGQPDAHSGEVPAAYVELTSGASVTEEDLMEYAVAHIGERAAHPKFLKILPELPKTAVGKVFKPDLRKEAISRVYGEALAKAGVDARIDDVREDKALGLIAVLSSDDVIITDEAVNSALGRFQRPWVWAD is encoded by the coding sequence AAGTCCGGTGCTTCAGATAAGAAGGCCACCCTGCTTTGGAAAGACTTTCGGGCGCAGGTGAGCCAGGCAGCAAACATGTTTCGCCGCTACGGCATAGGCGAGACTGACGTCGTTGCGTATATATTGCCGAACTGTCTGGAAGCGCCTGTGGTGCTGCTTGCCGGCGCAACTGCTGGTATCGTGAACCCTATCAATCCGCTGCTTGATGCTGAACAGATCGGCGCCATCCTTCGGGAAACCGGGGCGAAGGCAGTGGTAACGCTTGCACCATTCCCAAAGACCGAGATCAGCGAGAAGGTCAGTAAGGCAGTTGCGATTGCCCAGACTGTAAAGACGATCTTCGAAGTCGACCTCAAACAGTATCTTTCCCCGCCGACATCACTGCTTGTCCCGTTACTGCGACCTAAGCGCGTTGGCGGGCACAGTGCGAAGATTGTGGACCTGAACAAGGAAATGGCGAAGGAAAGTGCGGAACTGAATTTTGAGGAAGCGGGCGGCGACCGGGTCTGCACCTATTTCCATACCGGTGGTACGACCGGCATGCCGAAGGTCGCGCAGCACCGTCACTCGGGCATCCTCTACAATGGGTGGTGCGGTCATTCCTACATGTTCACGGAAGAGGACGTGCTTCTCTGCCCCTTGCCGATGTTCCACGTGTTTGCGGCGTACCCGGTCTTGATGAGTGTGCTGAGTTCCGGAGCCGAAATGGTAATGCCGACGCCTGCAGGATACCGAGGCGAGGGCGTTTTCGACAATTTTTGGAAACTGGTGGAGCGGTATCGGGTCACGTTTATGATCATGGTGCCGACAGCCGCAGCCGCCTTGATGCAGCGCAAGGTTGATGCCGATGTATCTTCGCTGCGTTACGCTTTATGTGGCTCCGCGCCTCTGCCACTGGAACTGTTCCGCAAATTTGAAGATGCTACCGGGGTGAAAATTCTTGAAGGCTACGGAATGACCGAGGCAACCTGTCTCGTTGCGATAAATCCGCCCCATGGAGAGCGGAAGGTCGGGTCCGTTGGTATACCGTTTCCTTATACCGACGTCCGCATTTTGATGTGTGATGGCGATGGCCTGATAACAAAGAACTGTGAAAAAGGTGAAATTGGTGAAATTTGCGTGTCCAATCCGGGAGTGTTGCTAGGGCGCACTTATACGGAAGAGCGCAAGAACAAGGGGCTGTATGCAGGAAACCAGTTCTTGCGAACGGGCGATCTTGGCAGGATCGACGATGACGGGTACCTCTGGATAACGGGGCGAGCCAAGGATTTGATCATTCGCGGAGGACACAACATCGACCCGGCTCTGATCGAGGAAGCGCTGGCGGCCCATCCGGCCGTCGCCGTCGTTGGTGCCATCGGACAACCTGACGCCCACTCTGGTGAAGTTCCGGCGGCCTATGTGGAACTGACTTCCGGTGCGTCGGTTACTGAAGAGGATCTGATGGAATATGCAGTGGCGCATATCGGTGAGCGGGCGGCACATCCTAAGTTTCTCAAGATACTGCCCGAACTTCCGAAGACAGCCGTCGGCAAAGTGTTCAAACCAGATCTTCGCAAGGAAGCAATTTCCCGAGTTTACGGCGAAGCCTTGGCGAAAGCCGGAGTTGATGCTCGCATAGATGATGTTCGGGAGGACAAGGCACTCGGGTTGATTGCAGTACTCAGCTCGGATGATGTCATTATAACTGACGAAGCAGTCAACAGTGCCTTGGGTAGGTTCCAGCGCCCCTGGGTCTGGGCCGATTAG
- a CDS encoding PAS domain-containing protein, producing the protein MKTPQIPEAVSKILEEASISLCISDARGQDMPLVQVNEPFVSLTGYSYEEVIGHNCRFLQGQVRQEKVAVNVGRKLEQHGEIQTVIRNQRKSGATFDNFLFIFPLLGGDDRPVHFLGSQFEIPDENQSFAFMEHVKELQKVINNLNAVRKERRERLIEQKLLIQTSASTLVKVRLASFV; encoded by the coding sequence TTGAAAACGCCCCAAATCCCCGAAGCTGTTTCAAAAATACTGGAAGAGGCTTCCATTTCCTTGTGCATAAGCGATGCACGCGGGCAGGATATGCCACTCGTTCAGGTCAACGAACCGTTCGTTTCTTTGACCGGATATTCGTATGAAGAAGTGATCGGACACAACTGTCGTTTTCTGCAAGGACAGGTCCGACAAGAAAAAGTCGCTGTTAATGTTGGCCGCAAACTAGAACAGCATGGCGAAATTCAGACTGTCATACGCAACCAGAGAAAAAGCGGTGCGACCTTCGACAATTTTCTTTTCATATTTCCACTGCTTGGCGGAGATGACCGGCCGGTACACTTTCTCGGCTCTCAATTTGAAATACCTGATGAAAACCAGAGTTTCGCGTTCATGGAACACGTGAAGGAACTGCAAAAGGTAATCAACAATTTAAATGCTGTTCGCAAGGAGCGACGAGAACGCCTAATCGAGCAGAAATTGCTTATCCAGACTTCGGCCAGCACTCTTGTAAAAGTGAGGTTGGCGTCCTTCGTCTGA